From the Leptospira biflexa serovar Patoc strain 'Patoc 1 (Paris)' genome, one window contains:
- a CDS encoding SH3 domain-containing protein, translated as MKYFLAILILLFLIFPLVTKEKLQQRMYVSKRDVVIKEKPNSNSEEVGTLALGDFPLIVSYTGKKDKGNSSEGEWLQIEYETSGYILSSQLSDKPPLLLGTEELLDVAESNFKRFESLFENYSTRIPSDGLDAYETETYQNLIKELEQLSQIPILRTKELNGPFRTWFLKNNKQIEKKLGLGDCTFQFEEVINANQGCTDYKISLLRGLQEKTSLSQREVLERFGDAYCITAYTHSNDTCGRSKVGYQIYKTLR; from the coding sequence ATGAAATACTTCCTTGCGATACTCATTCTCCTTTTCCTCATCTTTCCCTTAGTCACAAAAGAAAAATTGCAACAAAGAATGTATGTGTCGAAAAGGGACGTGGTAATAAAAGAAAAACCAAACTCAAATTCGGAAGAGGTAGGCACTTTGGCATTGGGTGATTTTCCGCTCATTGTTTCCTACACGGGAAAGAAGGATAAGGGAAATTCGTCGGAAGGAGAATGGTTACAAATTGAATATGAAACATCTGGTTATATTCTTTCTTCACAACTTTCAGACAAACCTCCGTTGTTACTTGGCACAGAAGAATTGTTAGATGTTGCTGAGTCTAATTTCAAACGATTTGAATCATTGTTTGAGAATTATAGTACAAGAATTCCAAGTGATGGATTGGATGCGTATGAAACGGAAACCTATCAGAATCTCATCAAAGAGTTAGAACAGTTGAGTCAAATTCCAATCTTACGAACAAAGGAATTAAACGGGCCATTTCGAACTTGGTTTTTAAAGAATAACAAACAGATTGAAAAGAAATTAGGTTTAGGAGATTGTACCTTCCAATTTGAGGAAGTGATCAATGCCAATCAGGGTTGCACCGATTATAAAATCAGTTTGCTTCGAGGGCTACAAGAGAAAACAAGTCTCAGCCAAAGGGAAGTGTTGGAAAGATTTGGAGATGCATATTGTATCACCGCTTACACGCATAGCAACGATACCTGTGGTCGGTCGAAAGTTGGTTATCAGATTTATAAAACACTGCGATAA
- a CDS encoding AraC family transcriptional regulator, whose translation MEYQTYPPHRDLSSIIKCYWTLEVETSENNGKQIIVPDGCIEMAFLLGDGIKRFTSDDRYVIQPSAMVIGQITKPFAIEPLGYVNTFAVRFYPYGFSAIHSIGMEKLKDKETDLFELFGTRISTELSKQIREANDTKERIHIIENFLLDQFKEKSNQERVVQMAFDTLNKSQGSASIRSIGKLDSSKIRDLERKFLKQVGVSPKQLGKIIRLQTALRLMLDENDKTLTQIAYDSDYYDQSHFIKDFKQVTGLNPSDLFGDKSFLLSTIFYKKE comes from the coding sequence ATGGAATACCAAACATATCCACCACATCGAGATTTGAGTTCTATCATCAAATGTTATTGGACACTTGAGGTAGAAACTTCTGAAAACAATGGCAAACAGATCATTGTCCCTGATGGTTGTATCGAAATGGCATTTTTGTTAGGGGATGGGATCAAACGTTTTACGAGTGACGATCGTTATGTCATCCAGCCGAGTGCGATGGTCATTGGGCAAATTACAAAACCGTTTGCGATTGAACCGTTGGGATATGTGAATACATTTGCCGTACGGTTTTATCCGTATGGATTTTCTGCCATCCATTCGATAGGAATGGAGAAATTGAAGGACAAAGAAACTGATTTGTTTGAACTTTTCGGAACTCGTATCTCTACTGAATTGTCTAAACAAATTCGAGAAGCAAACGATACAAAGGAAAGGATTCATATCATAGAAAATTTTTTATTGGATCAATTCAAAGAGAAGTCAAACCAAGAACGAGTGGTGCAAATGGCATTTGATACATTGAACAAAAGCCAAGGTTCGGCTTCGATTCGTTCGATAGGGAAATTAGATTCCAGTAAAATTCGGGATTTAGAACGAAAGTTTTTAAAGCAGGTGGGAGTTTCACCAAAACAATTAGGGAAAATCATTCGTCTGCAAACAGCTTTAAGACTGATGTTAGACGAAAATGACAAAACACTGACTCAAATCGCTTACGATTCGGATTATTACGATCAGTCTCATTTTATCAAAGATTTCAAACAAGTAACGGGTTTGAATCCAAGTGATTTATTCGGTGATAAAAGTTTTTTATTATCTACGATTTTTTACAAAAAAGAATGA
- a CDS encoding VOC family protein, translating into MNGFQVMVSFCLFFVIFTQCKDNTESNGNSSSMNFEKEGKVMGPRVSIVEIPMTDVSRAIRFYESVFQIKLERMTMGDTELGVFPSKENTASIVLTKGKDYKPKSNGVLVYLNASEDLQPTLDLVVAKGGTILLPKTEISPEMGYFALFLDTEGNRIGLHSNR; encoded by the coding sequence ATGAATGGTTTTCAAGTGATGGTTTCATTTTGTTTGTTTTTTGTAATCTTTACACAATGTAAGGATAATACGGAATCGAATGGTAATTCCAGTTCTATGAATTTTGAGAAGGAGGGAAAAGTCATGGGTCCTCGGGTATCCATTGTTGAAATTCCGATGACAGATGTCAGTCGGGCCATCAGGTTTTACGAATCTGTATTCCAAATAAAATTAGAGAGGATGACAATGGGGGATACGGAACTTGGTGTGTTTCCTTCGAAAGAAAACACGGCGAGCATTGTTCTCACAAAAGGAAAGGACTACAAGCCGAAGTCGAATGGAGTTTTGGTGTATCTGAATGCTTCCGAGGATCTGCAACCGACTCTCGATCTTGTGGTAGCCAAGGGTGGAACCATCCTTCTTCCCAAAACAGAAATTAGTCCAGAAATGGGGTATTTTGCTCTTTTTCTCGACACCGAAGGCAATCGTATCGGCCTCCATTCGAATCGCTGA
- a CDS encoding FG-GAP-like repeat-containing protein — MAKHPFPLQKKIYLFAIGITLFLSNCWTNPLTPPPLECLMKLNNFLCPDNDFLKKYSPGIYLLFLPDSRATIANLTNHSIVETGFVVGTAPTDVSFVNVGFDDAQPSRIPVINGSWRAPLPAKAVTNTFWTYGSLHTIYVHIPFEKSYTILVRKGNNKDTDGDGYPDLIVSANSSAGNTGYGYVYTTNPSTKLLNSTPNTNLTDGITQTYFGSRIASGDFNGDGYADVMVGAQAYTTGTNYLGKSYLFLSRGQAGIASQNLNTGGVADAILDGLSITGRFGSNIIGADINGDGYDDGIFSSPWNDEVFIFYSQGSASIQSQTTNTANVTYKPGVNDNFGSYAQAGDTNGDGYLDLLVSAATYSSSLGRIYIYVSNQGSLPATPNQMLVAPLEPSPGCAAGVGCQFGANFVLDYFNSDRCIDLAVGGPTFNTYQGIVFVYHSTCDTTNPYPNPPVATLIGPITSSCNGMNCFFGGTLASGDANGDGIPDLLIGATGASSGIGDTYLVLNDPITGFPNMDLSASGSPNSLFAGLNSGGNFSQGLRFQDTNADGLQDIVISEPTTTNQVYTFHSIRGSVPTSQNLNNAGVASQTILPPAGTSIGNTIALWKQTVENYFTLVLNRTKKILRFG, encoded by the coding sequence TGAAGTTAAACAATTTTCTTTGTCCCGATAACGACTTTCTCAAAAAATATTCTCCTGGAATTTATCTTTTATTCTTACCAGACTCACGAGCAACGATTGCCAACCTCACAAATCATTCGATTGTGGAAACTGGATTTGTTGTGGGAACAGCCCCAACTGATGTGAGTTTTGTGAATGTTGGTTTTGATGATGCCCAACCTTCAAGGATCCCCGTGATCAATGGAAGCTGGCGTGCTCCACTACCAGCAAAAGCGGTTACCAATACCTTTTGGACCTATGGAAGTTTACATACCATCTATGTACACATTCCTTTTGAAAAATCCTATACCATCCTTGTTCGAAAAGGAAACAATAAAGATACGGATGGAGATGGGTATCCTGATTTGATCGTCTCTGCAAATTCATCTGCAGGAAACACAGGTTATGGATATGTATATACTACAAATCCCAGCACAAAACTTCTGAACTCGACACCTAATACGAATTTAACTGACGGAATCACTCAAACTTATTTTGGTTCTCGCATTGCATCGGGAGACTTCAACGGAGATGGATACGCTGATGTGATGGTTGGTGCCCAAGCCTACACTACTGGCACGAATTATTTAGGTAAATCTTATCTTTTCCTTAGCCGAGGACAAGCTGGGATCGCTTCACAAAATTTAAATACTGGTGGAGTTGCGGATGCAATCCTAGATGGATTGTCGATTACGGGAAGATTTGGTTCCAATATCATTGGAGCCGATATCAACGGCGACGGATATGATGATGGAATTTTTTCCTCTCCTTGGAATGATGAAGTGTTTATTTTTTATAGCCAAGGATCAGCATCGATTCAGTCACAAACTACCAATACTGCAAACGTAACCTACAAACCAGGAGTCAATGATAATTTCGGATCGTATGCGCAGGCAGGTGATACCAACGGGGATGGTTATTTAGACCTATTAGTGAGTGCAGCCACATATTCCTCTAGTTTAGGGAGGATCTATATTTATGTTTCGAACCAAGGTTCCTTACCTGCGACCCCCAATCAAATGTTAGTTGCTCCACTGGAACCTTCACCGGGTTGTGCTGCAGGAGTCGGCTGCCAATTTGGAGCAAATTTTGTTTTGGATTATTTTAATTCAGATCGTTGTATCGATCTTGCCGTCGGTGGGCCCACCTTCAATACCTACCAAGGAATTGTATTTGTATACCATTCCACTTGTGATACCACAAATCCATATCCAAACCCACCAGTGGCGACGCTCATTGGACCTATAACGAGTAGTTGCAACGGAATGAATTGTTTCTTTGGAGGTACACTAGCATCTGGTGATGCCAATGGTGATGGAATTCCGGATTTACTGATTGGTGCCACAGGTGCCAGTTCAGGGATCGGTGACACTTATTTAGTGTTAAATGACCCAATCACGGGTTTTCCCAATATGGATTTAAGTGCTAGTGGATCTCCCAACAGTCTTTTTGCTGGTTTGAATTCTGGGGGTAATTTTTCACAAGGCCTTAGGTTCCAAGACACCAATGCAGACGGACTCCAAGACATCGTCATCTCGGAACCAACAACGACCAATCAAGTGTACACCTTTCATAGTATTCGAGGTAGTGTTCCCACAAGTCAAAATTTGAACAATGCTGGAGTCGCAAGCCAAACCATCCTTCCTCCTGCAGGGACTTCGATTGGGAATACCATTGCATTATGGAAACAAACCGTAGAAAACTATTTTACCTTAGTTCTGAATCGTACTAAAAAAATCTTGAGATTCGGATAA